The nucleotide window AGGCGGACACGGCGGGGTACGCGGCGGCGACCACGTTCAACACCGCCTGCCCCGCCAGCCCCGCCAACCTCGCTAGCCGGTTCCGCGCGGCGGAGCGCCTCGATCGGAGCCACGCGGGTTGCCAGCTTCGCGGGCCAGAGCGCCGCAAGCACACTCGGAATCACCCCTGCCGCCAGTGCTAGTACGATTAGCCGCACCCAAAATCCCAGTTGTGAAGCTGCCGCTGGCAGTCCCTGAAGTACCGCAGCGCCGACTACCGCACCGACTACCGTGCCCAGCACGAACCCGCCTAGCGCACCGAGCACACCGACGGAAGCAGCACGGGCGAGGACTGCGGAGAACACTTGCCGTCGCAAAGCGCCAATGCTCCGAAGCAAAGCGATCTCGCGGGTACTGCGCGCGAGCTGCAGGCGGTAGTTGTTGCCGATCACCACGAGCGCGGCCAGCAACGCCACCGCGGTGAGCAGCTGCAGCGCGAGCATGATCGTGCGGGTCCCGGCCGCATACTTGGAAGCGTTGGCAGCAACAAAAGCTTCACTATTCTCGACGGTCGCAACGCGGCCGGATTCGTGGCCGGATTCGTCGACGGCTGCGGCGACCTCCCCGTGAGCCTGGTTGACGTTGCCACTCGCGTGGGCGAGAAGTGCGGTGCTCCCCTCGAGCCCCAAAAGGCGTTGCGCCGCGCGGGGCGAGCAAACGAGCGTGGACAGCGCTGGCTCCGCGGTCGCGCCGGGCTTCGCCGTCGCGGTGCCGACAATGGTGATGGTTTCGGTACCACCGCTGTAGCCTTCGACCGTGATCTCGGCGCCGGTGAGGTAGCGCGTGGGCTTGCCGGGGACCTCCACCAGGACGGCTTCGTTGTCATCGCTGGGCATGCGGCCGGCGGTAAGGCGGATCAGGGTGTCGTCGTTAAGCGATTGCACTCCGATGGCCGCACCGAGCTCATCGTCGATGATTGCTGTGCCAGCCACCTGTTCGGTTACTTCCGCAACGCCTGGCAGCGCACGGATCTGATCCGAAAGACTCGACGGCAGGTCCGCGCCGCTGGGGGCGGTGACGATCACGTCGGCGTTGCCGGTGGCGGTGCGCGCGGCGCGTTCGAGATCACTGCGCACGCCTGCCTGGATCATCGCGGTGAACACCACAAGCGCGGTGGCGAAGAGGACCGCGATCAGCGTTGCAGGCGAGGTTCGTAAGACGCGGCGCACGTTAACTCACCTGGCTTAGGGCGGTGTCGTGGGTGACGCGGCCGTCGCAAAGCTCAATGATCCTGTCTGACCACTTTGCGGCCGCTTGGTCATGGGTGACCATGATGAGTGTCTGCCCGAGTTCGTTAGAAAGTCGGCGCAGAAACTGCATGAGCGTCTCGCTGGTGGCTTGGTCGAGCGCGCCGGTGGGTTCGTCGGCGAAGATGATGTCCGGCTGGGTGATCAGCGCCCGCGCCACCGCGACACGCTGCTGCTGGCCGCCGGAAAGCTCCGTCGGACAGTGCGCGAGGCGATCCTTAAGGCCCAGCATGGCCACAACATGATCGAACCATTGCTTGTCGACGCCACGCTTCGCCATCGTCAGCGGAAGCGAGATGTTGTCGCGCGCGTTGAGCGTGGGCAGCAAATTGAATGCCTGGAAAATGAAGCCGATGCGGTCGCGACGGGTGACGGTGAGCTGGTCGTCGCGCATGGCGGTGAGCTCGTCGCCGTCCAAAAACACTTGGCCCGCATCCACGGTGTCCAGGCCAGCGGCGCACTGCATGAGCGTGGATTTGCCGGATCCGGACGGGCCCATAATGGCTACGAACTGCCCGCGCGGCACGTCCAAACTGACCCCGTCAAGCGCGCGGACCGCGCCCGCACCCGCGCCGTAGGTTTTCTCTAGCGCCTGAACGCGCAACAAAGGGTGAAGTGTCATGGGCGGTAGTGTGCCCAGTGCGCAGGCGGCACCACATCGGCCTGCGGTACACAGTTTTCATCTACCCCAGGAGGATGCGCTTCGTGCGGGCAAGCAAGGAGAATACGGCGCATGGTTGAGCAACTCGCCGAGTGCGTCAAAGCCCGTCCCCTGGCGTGGGGCGGCGCAGTTGCGTTGCTCGCGTACCCCCTGGTGGCGATCGGGGCACTCGCGCGCTACCCCCTCGCCGAAGAATGGCCGGTCCTGCTGCTGGCGCTCGCGTTCACGCTGCCGCTCGTGTTCCTCTTCGCCATCCCCGAGCTCACCGTGGCGCTGAGTGCACCGGCGTTCATCGGGCAGATCGTGCTGGGTCGGGTGACCGAGTCCGAAGACCTCACCTCCGGCAACGTGGTGCCGCTGATGGGCCTGTGCGTCATCGCCGCGAACCGCGACCCGAAGCGCACCCGCTGGTGGACTGCCGCCGCAGTGCTCGCGATGACCGCCCACACCTGGTTCCGGTGGAATAGCTCAACGGACCGCCCGGCGCGCACCATCGTCGAGTGGATCCTGGACCCTATCCCCGTCCTACTCATCTCCGCGGTGCCGGTACTCGGCGCGGTGCTGCTTGGCGTGGTTATCCGCATGCAGGGCGAGCGCGCGGCGATGCTCACCGCCCAGGCAGCGCAGGCCGAGCGCGACCGCCACCTCACCACCCAGCTCGCGGTGGAGCAGGAACGCTCCCGCATCGCGGCCGATCTGCATGACATCCTTGCGCATTCGCTTTCGGTGATCGCGGTGCAAACCGACGCCGCGGCACACGTGCTCAAGCACTCGCCCGCCGCTCCCCCGGCTGCCCGCGACGCAGTCACCGCCGCCCACGACGCGGCCGTGCACGCGCTGCAGGAAACCCGCGCCCTCGTGCGCGCGGTCGGTGCCCCGCCAGAGGACCACACCCCGCAGCCCACCTTGTCGCAGCTGCCGGAACTCGTGCGCTCGTGCGACCCCGCGGGCAACCGCTTCGAGCTCCACAGCACCGTCGACCTCGCAGAAATCCAGTTGGCCCCCTCCGCCCAGGTCGCGCTCTACCGCATCGTCCAAGAGTCGCTGACCAACGTCATGCGCCACGCGGGCGAGGACGCCCAAGCGCAGGTCAGGGTCACCGAGCACGCTGGGCAGGTCCGCGTGGAAGTCGTCGATAATGGCAAAGCCCCGCAACCCGACGGCGCGCGCGGCCGCGGGATCGCCAACATGACCCAGCGTGCCCGCAGTGCCGGCGGCGAGCTTTCGGCAGGCCCCCACCCCGAAAGAGGGTTCGCAGTGGTTGCGCAGGTGCCGCTCGCAGTTTCGGAGGGTGCCCTATGATTCGCATTTTGCTTGTCGACGACCAGGAGCTGGTGCGGACCGGCTTCCGCCTGGTGCTCAGCACTGCGGGCGATATGGACGTGGTCGGCGAGGCCGCTGACGGACGCGCGGCGCTTGAGTTGCTGGAGGGCGGGCTTGCGGTGGATGTGTGCTGCATGGACATCCGCATGCCCCGGATGGACGGGATCGAGGCGACACGCGCCATCACGGCCGCGGGAATTCCCACCCGCGTGATTGCGCTGACCACGTTCGACCGCGACGAGTTCGTTTACGAAGCGCTCGCCGCCGGAGCGTCGGGGTTCTTACTCAAGGACTGCGGTGCGGAGGATCTGCTCGCGGGCATCCGCACCGTGGCCGCCGGCAATGCGATGCTTGCGCCGTCCGCGACTGCGCGGGTAATCGAGCGGTTCCGCCCGCACATGGGCGCGCAGAGCCCGGCCGCGCTCGCGGCCAAGCTGGAGGCGCAACTTTCGCCGCGCGAGCTTGAGGTGCTTACCGCGATCGCGCAGGGGTTAAGCAACCAAGAAGTCGCCGCGGCGCTGCACATGGCCGAGACCACGGTCAAAAGCCACGTCGGACACCTACTGAGCAAGCTCGGCGCGAGGGACCGGGTGCAGCTGGTGATCACCGCCTACGACGCTGGATTGGTCACGCCGCGGCGGTAGGCGCTCGCAAGCGACTTTCGACTTAGTTGCGCCGCTCCCAGGACGGGGTGGCGCCCCAGTTGTCATCAGCCTGGTCAGCGGCATCGGCGCGCTTCGTGCGTTCTGCGGCGATCGCGATGGCCTGCTCCGCTTCCTCGCGGGTGTCGTAGGGGCCCATCCGGTTATCCCATGAGTCCACTTTGCCCTGAGTGACCTCGCCGGTAGCGGGGTTGTAGTAGAACTTCTCGTCGGCCATGTCGTGCTCCTTTGGGGTCATGAAAATCTAGCGAAGATTGTGCGCACTACCCTACCTGCGTGCGTTGGTAGTGTGGGTCACAGAACATACCGCCGGGGAAAGGCAACTGAAGAAACATGGCCACGTGGAAAAGCCCTGCAACCAGCCCAGTGGAGCGCGCTCGCGAGGAGCACAAACGCCGCACCGGCGCGGAGGCGACGCATTGCGCATCAGCGCCCGGCACCTGGGTACTCATCGGAGAGAACGTGGATCACTTCGGCGGCGTGACCATCATGGGGCTGGCGGGCCAGCGCGTTGCCGCGTGCGTGAGTCGGCGGAACGACGACGTGATCTCGGTGCACTCCGAGGGCCCGTTCGCTGAGCCAGTGGTGGGCGAAACCTCGCTCGCCGAGCTTGCTGCCGGGGAGATCGAGCACCCGTGGCTCCGCCGCCGCGCCGGCCTGGTGCAGCACCTAATCAGCCGCCAAGTGATTTCCCGCGACACCACCGGACTGAACATCACCGTAGTTTCCGATGTACCGCTGGGAGCGGGCCTAGGCGCGCTGTACGCCGCGGATGCCGCGATCGCGCTTGCGCTCGCCGCCGACAACCCCGAGGCGGACGAGCCGCCGATGCGCGCCCGCCTCGCCGAGATCTGCTCCGCCAACGTGGCCGCGAACTCCACGCTGCCGCTGCTGCGCGCCCGCCACACCGTGGCGCTGCGCGGCACGGCTGGCCAGATCAACGTGGTCGATTACGCGGACAACTCGATTACCCAGGCACCCCACCCAGCAAAGATGGGCGTGCGGATCTTCTCCGTCGCAACCAGCTTCGGTCAGCCCTACGGCGAGCAGGCGGAACGGCTCGCCGAGTGGCGCAACTTCATCGACGAGGCGGTGGCAAACTTCGGTGTGACCTCGCTGCGTGAACTGCCGGAGAACGTGGACCGCGTTGTCGAGTGGGTCGAGGCCCGGCGCGACGCCGGTGACAAGGATGCCCCGGACCCGGCGACCGCGCGCCGCTGGGTGCAGTTCTGCGAGACGGAGACGCTGCGCAGCCTCGCAACCGCGAAGGCATTGCGCTCGCGACGGGGCAACGAGCTGCTCACGCTGCTGAACTCGCCGACCGAGCAGCACGACATCGAGACTCCCGACTCTCTGGTGGCGCTCGCGCTCGAGCGCGGCGCGGCGGCGGCCCGCCCGGCGGCAGCCGGTTCCTCCCAGGCCGTCGTGGCGTTCGTGCCGGTGCGCGAGGCAGAAGAGTTCGCCGAGACCTTTGCCAAGGACTTCGAAATCACCGAGGTCGGCCAGGGCGAACCGGCGCGTCTCGAAGACTAGCTAGTCCGCCGGCCAGGCGAACTCCACCTCGCGCGCAGACGGATCGGCGCGGATCAGCGAGAACATCCCTTGGATACCCTCCGCCGGGGCGCCGATCGAAGGCGCCAGCACCGGCGGCTGCACCACGAAGATGCGCGCCCGATCCTGCTCCTCAGCGCCGCGCTTGAGCACCACACCGCTGAAGTTCTGCCCCACCCACGGCGCAAGCACGGTCGCCTCGGTCAGGTGCAACGCAGCCTTGTCCACCGTGTTCGCGAGCTGCGAAGTCCGCGCCATCGTCGCCATCACCGTCGGCGCGTCGTCTTCGACCCACGACGGCACCTCGTAGCCGCCGCAGATCGCCAGGCACACCTCGGTGGCGTAGCGGTCGATCAGCCTGCGCAGCGGCGCGGTGACGTGGCTGTAGTAGCCGCCGATACCGGCGTGCACCTCGGCTTCCTTCTCGCTGAGATCCACGTACCCGGATCCGCGCAAGAGTTTCTGCGCCTCACGCATCACCGCCATGCCCGTCGGCGTATCCGCGTCCACGCCGGCCAAGAACTCACCGATCCCCCCGGTGACTTCGTAGCCCAGGTTGCGCACCTCGCGTCGAAACTCGGCTTCCGCATCGCGCGGAGCGGGTCCCAGCGTGCGCAGGAACCCCACGCCAGCATCGACCATCATCCGCCCGGCCACCATGCCGGTGAGCAGCGAGATCTCAGAGTTGTAATCCATCACCGCGTGCCGCGGCTCAATCACCAGCTCAAACGCGCCGGCATCCTCCACCACACGCACCGAAGGCAGTCGCAGGTTAATCGCGGAGCGCCGCAGCGACGACTGTTGCCGCAGCCAGCCAACTTGGGGCAGTTTGCTTATCGACGGATGCTCCGCACGCCGTCGGAAAGCAAGCTGCACTTCGTCGTAATCCAGGCGTGCGACCGAGTGAACGAGCGCGCGCTCCACGTGGGCATCTTCCACCTCACCTTCGGCGTCCAGGTCGAACGTCCAGAGCACCGCAGGGCGATCGACGTTGGGCAGCAGCGACGCGGAGCCTTCGGACAGTGCAGGCGGGTGGAGGCGCGCGGGTTCGTCGGGAAGGTACACGGTCTGGCCGCGCACCAGCGACTCCTGCTTGACCAAGCTGGAAGGTTCGACGAACGCGGCCACGTCGGCGATGGCGTAGTACACCCGGTACCCGTCGCCACGCGACTCGATGTAGAGGGCTTGGTCGAGGTCTTTCGACCCCGGCGGGTCGATGGTGACAAAGGGGATGTCGCGGGCATCGCGGCGCCGATCCGCGTGCGCGTCGGTGAGTTGTGCGGCTTCAGCCTCCACCGCAGGTGTGAAATCCGTCGGCACATCGAACTCGTCGGCAAGTGCCCGGAAATTCAGTGGCGCGGCGTAAAGCTTCATGATCAGCCATCGTGCCAGAAAACCGCCGCGAGTTGGCGACATGAAATGGCATGCGCGAATGAGCCGGCCTATGAGCCGGATTCTGTTCCCCGCTTATTGGCGGGGCGGTGATCATCCATCTGGGCGTCCCATTGCTGGGGGCCTCAAGCAGCTACCTTCGGACATGGGCGGGCAGCCTCGTAGCGTCCGACAACCTCTGCCGCGCGAGGCGGCAGGGGCTCTTGCCTTGCTCCCGGTGGGGTTTACCTGGCCGTCTGTGTCACCACAGGCGCCGGTGCGCTCTTACCGCACCCTTTCACCCTTACCTGGTTTCCCAGGCGGTCTACTCTCTGTTGCACTTTCCCGCGGATCACTCCGGGTTGCTGTTAGCAACCACCGTGCCCGTGAGGAGTCCGGACTTTCCTCGACCGCCGCCTGTGCCCACATACGTGGCGGTACGGCGAGCCGCGATCACCCAGCCAACTCATTCGCGTGCGTTGAGTGTACGCCTGTAGTAGGCGTTGAGGAAAGCGGGAGCCGAGCAGTACCTAGAACGGCACCCCGCTGCGGAAGATGAGGTTGGCGTACGGAGTGGTCTCTCCCGTGCGCACCACGAAGGCACAGTCTTCCAACCGCTGCTTCAGCTCCTCGTGGTCGACGGTGTCGCGGTCGGTGCAGTCCGCGGGCACCAATGCGGTGATCTCGTCCGGGGTCTCGGTGGCCAACACGGCACCTTCGACGACGACCTCCTCGAGAATCGCCTGGGCAACGTCGGCGAAGCGCGGCACGCCGAAAACCACCGCGAGGTCAATCACCTCGACGCCGTCCGGCACCGGCAACCCGCTGTCGCCGATCGCGAACGTGTCGGTGTGCCCGAGGCGACACAGAGCTGCGGAAAGCTGCTCGTTGAGAATGCCGCGCTTACGCATGCGTCACCGCCGGAAGCTCGTCGGCGGGAGTGGGATACGAGGTCTGCGCGCCCTGCCGGGTTGCGGCGAATGCTCCGACCCTAGCGGCGTGCTGCGAGGCGTCGATAAGCGAACTGCCCTGCGCGAGCTGCGCGGCAAGCGCTCCGACGAACGCGTCGCCGGCACCGGTGGAGTCGACCGCCGTGACGGTGGCTGGGGCGATCGGCGTGACTCCCTCGGCGGTGGCGACGACCGCGCCGCGCGAACCGCGGGTGATCACGACGTTTTCGAAGCCGACCTCGCGCAGTTTCAGCGCCATGTCTTCCTCGGTCTGCCCCGCCGCCGACGCGTCGACGCCGTAGAGGCCGAGGATGAGTCCGGCCTCGTGCTCGTTGGCCACGAGCGGGTCCGCGTGGAGCAGCACGTCCGCGGGCACGTCAATGACCGGGGCGAGGTTGACCATCACCCGGCCGGTGGCAAGGCGCACCGCCTCCGCGAACCCGGACACCGGGATTTCGCCTTGGAGCACCACGATGTCGGCCTCAGCAATCGCAGCCTCAGCTTTGCGCACCTGTTGCTTATCGACGGTCGCGTTGGCGCCCGGCACCACGACGATCGTGTTCTCCGCGTCCTCGGAGACCGTGATCAGTGCGAGGCCGGTCGGGGACTCCACTTCCTGAACCTGGCTGAGATCGACGCCCGAGCGTTTCAGAAACTCCAGGGCGGGCTGTGCGTTAGAATCGCGGCCGATCGCGCCGACCATGCTCACCGACGCGCCGAGGTTCGCTGCGGCAACCGCCTGGTTGGCACCCTTGCCGCCGGCGGTGATCAGGGCGCCGGTGCCAAGCAGAGTCTCGCCCGGGAGTGGGTGGCGGGCGACGCGCACCGCGAGGTCGGCGTTAATTGAGCCGACGACGCAAATCTGCGTCATTACTCGAAGTCTCCAACGTTGTCCTTGTCCACGGTGACGACCTCGACCGGGATCTCGGCGGTGACCGACTCGCCCTTGATCAGCTTCGAGGCCTCCTCGACGGCCTTCGCGCCGAGCTCGCCCGGCTGCTGGGCAATGGTGGCGTACATCTTGCCGTCCTTGACTGCTGCCAGGCCGTCGGAGGTGCCGTCGAAGCCGACCACGACGACGTCGCTACCCGCGCGGGCACCGAGCGCTTCAATCGCGCCGAGGGCCATCTCGTCGTTCTCCGCGAAGATGGCCTTCACGTCCGGGTGAGCCTGCAGGAGGTTGGTTGCCACGTCCAGGCCCTTGGTGCGGTCGAAGTTCGCGGTCTGCTCAGCGACGACCTTGATATTCGGGTACTTGGCAATGCCGTCCTTGAAGCCCTTGCCGCGGTCACGCGAGGCCGAGGATCCTGCGATGCCCTGGAGGACGAGGATCTCGCCTTCCTCGCCGATGGCCTCCGCTAGCACGTCAGCTGCTTGCTCACCGCCGGCGACGTTGTCGGAGGCGACGAAGGAAGCGACGTCACCGCCGTTGGAGGAACGGTCCACAGCGATCACCGGGATGTTGGCCTTGTTCAGCGACTCAACGGCCGGTACGACCGCGTCGGAGTCGGTCGGGTTCACAATGACCACCTGCGCGCCGGAGGTGGCGGCGTTGTTGAGCTGGTTGGTCTGGGTCGCCGCATCGTCGGAGGCATCCTGGATGTTGAGGTTGATGCCCAGCTCGTCGGCCTTTTCCTGCGCGCCGTCGCGAACCTGCACGAAGAACGGGTTGGTCTGTGTCGACAGCGCCAAAGTGACGTTGCCGCCCCCGCCTGCGGAGTCGCGGTTGCAGGCCGTGAGGCTGAGCGCCATCGCTGCAGCGGTGATGACAGCGGTGGTCTTGCGGAAGATGGATTTCTTGGACATTGGTGCTCCTTCGGGAAACAGGTGACTCGGGATGTGGAGTTGAGAGGACTATGTAGTTGTTTTCTTGCGCAGGACGTCGAAGCCGACCGCAGCGGCAATCACGATGCCGATGACGATCTGTTGCCAGAACGAACTGACGTTGAGCAAGTTCAAGCCGTTGCGGATCACGGCAAGCAGGATGGCTCCCACCAAGGTGCCGGTCGCCTTGCCGGTGCCGCCGGCCAGGGACGCGCCGCCGATAACGACGGCCGCGATGGCGTCCAGCTCATAGCCGGCGCCGGCCTGCGGCTGCGCGGATGAGAGGCGGCCCGCCATGACCAAGCCGGCCAGGGCAGCGAAGACGCCGCTAAGGGCGTAAACCGCGACCAGCACGCGACGCACTGGGATGCCGGAGAGCCGCGCCGCTTCGATGTTGCCGCCGATGGCGTACATGGAGCGGCCAAGCACCGTCCGCGACAGGATGAACCAGCACAGCACACCGGCGAGCAGCATCATGATGATCGGAATAGGGAAACGCCCGACCGAGGAGCCGAGCCAGTTGACCTCGGGCGCAGTGGCGATCGGCGAGCCCTGGGAGATCACCAAGGTCGCCCCGCGCGCAATGGACATCATCGCCAGCGTGGCGATGAACGCGGGCAGCTTACCGTAGGCGGTGGCCAGGCCACTGATGGCGCCGGCGGCGAACCCGGTGAGCAGGCCGAGGATAAGCGTGACCCAGCCCGGCAGTCCCGCGTTGGCCCACATGTGCGCCGACACCATCGCGCTTAGCGCCGCGACAGCGCCGACGGAAAGATCGATGCCTGCGGTGACGATGACGAAGGTCATGCCGAAGGCAAGGATTGCTACCGTCGCTGCCTGGACGCCAACGTTGATCAGGTTGTTGACGGTGAGGAAGTGTGGCGTGGCGATGAACAGCGCGATGCACAGGACGATGAGTCCCACGAGCGCGCCGTTATTCATGATCCAGTTGATCGCACGTTGGCGCCCGGAGATCTGCTCTGAGGCGGCCGGAGCCGACGGTGAGGTCTGAGGCTTTGGTGCCCCAGACGTGGTTACTGACGTGCTCATAGTTGCGCCTCTCTTCTCGTTGTGTCGTTCTCGCCGGGCTCCGCTGCGTCGGCAGCCCCTACGGTGCCTGGCGTATCGACGATGGCGTCGTCCACGTTGGAGACGGCCAACGCCATGATGTCGTCCTGCGACGCACCTCGCGGCAACTCGCCGGCAAGCCGCCCGCCCGACATCACCAAGATTCGGTCAGACATTCCGATCACTTCCGGCAGCTCGCTCGAGACCATGAGCACGGCACCGCCGTTCTGGGTGACCGAGTTAATGATGTTGTAGATCTCCACCTTCGCGCCAACGTCGACACCACGGGTCGGTTCGTCGAGCAGCAGCACGTTCGACCCCGCCAGAACCCAGCGGCCGAACACAGCCTTTTGCTGGTTACCGCCGGAGAGGTTGCGGATCTCCTGGCCGATGCCGGCCATCTTGATGCGCAGCGTTTCGGCGACCTCGCTGGCGCGGCGCCGCTGGCCGGAGATGTCAGCCAGCCCCGCCTTGGAGGTCGAGCGCAGCGTCGCAAGCCCGATGTTGTCGGAGACCGATGCCCCCAACACCAGGCCCTGCGCCTTGCGGTCTTCCGGGACGTGACCGATGCCGTGGCTGATGGCATCAGCGACGCTGCCGGACTTGAGCTGGGAGCCGTTGATGGTTGCCGTGCCCGAATCCACCGGGTCGGCACCGGCGATGGCCCGCACGACTTCTGTGCGACCGGCACCGACCAACCCAGCCAGCCCGACAACTTCGCCTGCGCGGACCGTGAAGGAGATGTCGTGGAACTTGCCCTCCGAGGTCAACCCGTTGACCTCGAGCAGCGGCTCACCAATCGCCTTTTCTACTT belongs to Corynebacterium glaucum and includes:
- a CDS encoding ABC transporter ATP-binding protein; this encodes MTLHPLLRVQALEKTYGAGAGAVRALDGVSLDVPRGQFVAIMGPSGSGKSTLMQCAAGLDTVDAGQVFLDGDELTAMRDDQLTVTRRDRIGFIFQAFNLLPTLNARDNISLPLTMAKRGVDKQWFDHVVAMLGLKDRLAHCPTELSGGQQQRVAVARALITQPDIIFADEPTGALDQATSETLMQFLRRLSNELGQTLIMVTHDQAAAKWSDRIIELCDGRVTHDTALSQVS
- a CDS encoding sensor histidine kinase, with protein sequence MVEQLAECVKARPLAWGGAVALLAYPLVAIGALARYPLAEEWPVLLLALAFTLPLVFLFAIPELTVALSAPAFIGQIVLGRVTESEDLTSGNVVPLMGLCVIAANRDPKRTRWWTAAAVLAMTAHTWFRWNSSTDRPARTIVEWILDPIPVLLISAVPVLGAVLLGVVIRMQGERAAMLTAQAAQAERDRHLTTQLAVEQERSRIAADLHDILAHSLSVIAVQTDAAAHVLKHSPAAPPAARDAVTAAHDAAVHALQETRALVRAVGAPPEDHTPQPTLSQLPELVRSCDPAGNRFELHSTVDLAEIQLAPSAQVALYRIVQESLTNVMRHAGEDAQAQVRVTEHAGQVRVEVVDNGKAPQPDGARGRGIANMTQRARSAGGELSAGPHPERGFAVVAQVPLAVSEGAL
- a CDS encoding response regulator, with translation MIRILLVDDQELVRTGFRLVLSTAGDMDVVGEAADGRAALELLEGGLAVDVCCMDIRMPRMDGIEATRAITAAGIPTRVIALTTFDRDEFVYEALAAGASGFLLKDCGAEDLLAGIRTVAAGNAMLAPSATARVIERFRPHMGAQSPAALAAKLEAQLSPRELEVLTAIAQGLSNQEVAAALHMAETTVKSHVGHLLSKLGARDRVQLVITAYDAGLVTPRR
- a CDS encoding galactokinase family protein → MATWKSPATSPVERAREEHKRRTGAEATHCASAPGTWVLIGENVDHFGGVTIMGLAGQRVAACVSRRNDDVISVHSEGPFAEPVVGETSLAELAAGEIEHPWLRRRAGLVQHLISRQVISRDTTGLNITVVSDVPLGAGLGALYAADAAIALALAADNPEADEPPMRARLAEICSANVAANSTLPLLRARHTVALRGTAGQINVVDYADNSITQAPHPAKMGVRIFSVATSFGQPYGEQAERLAEWRNFIDEAVANFGVTSLRELPENVDRVVEWVEARRDAGDKDAPDPATARRWVQFCETETLRSLATAKALRSRRGNELLTLLNSPTEQHDIETPDSLVALALERGAAAARPAAAGSSQAVVAFVPVREAEEFAETFAKDFEITEVGQGEPARLED
- a CDS encoding ribonuclease catalytic domain-containing protein, which encodes MKLYAAPLNFRALADEFDVPTDFTPAVEAEAAQLTDAHADRRRDARDIPFVTIDPPGSKDLDQALYIESRGDGYRVYYAIADVAAFVEPSSLVKQESLVRGQTVYLPDEPARLHPPALSEGSASLLPNVDRPAVLWTFDLDAEGEVEDAHVERALVHSVARLDYDEVQLAFRRRAEHPSISKLPQVGWLRQQSSLRRSAINLRLPSVRVVEDAGAFELVIEPRHAVMDYNSEISLLTGMVAGRMMVDAGVGFLRTLGPAPRDAEAEFRREVRNLGYEVTGGIGEFLAGVDADTPTGMAVMREAQKLLRGSGYVDLSEKEAEVHAGIGGYYSHVTAPLRRLIDRYATEVCLAICGGYEVPSWVEDDAPTVMATMARTSQLANTVDKAALHLTEATVLAPWVGQNFSGVVLKRGAEEQDRARIFVVQPPVLAPSIGAPAEGIQGMFSLIRADPSAREVEFAWPAD
- the rbsD gene encoding D-ribose pyranase, with product MRKRGILNEQLSAALCRLGHTDTFAIGDSGLPVPDGVEVIDLAVVFGVPRFADVAQAILEEVVVEGAVLATETPDEITALVPADCTDRDTVDHEELKQRLEDCAFVVRTGETTPYANLIFRSGVPF
- a CDS encoding ribokinase, coding for MTQICVVGSINADLAVRVARHPLPGETLLGTGALITAGGKGANQAVAAANLGASVSMVGAIGRDSNAQPALEFLKRSGVDLSQVQEVESPTGLALITVSEDAENTIVVVPGANATVDKQQVRKAEAAIAEADIVVLQGEIPVSGFAEAVRLATGRVMVNLAPVIDVPADVLLHADPLVANEHEAGLILGLYGVDASAAGQTEEDMALKLREVGFENVVITRGSRGAVVATAEGVTPIAPATVTAVDSTGAGDAFVGALAAQLAQGSSLIDASQHAARVGAFAATRQGAQTSYPTPADELPAVTHA
- a CDS encoding D-ribose ABC transporter substrate-binding protein translates to MSKKSIFRKTTAVITAAAMALSLTACNRDSAGGGGNVTLALSTQTNPFFVQVRDGAQEKADELGINLNIQDASDDAATQTNQLNNAATSGAQVVIVNPTDSDAVVPAVESLNKANIPVIAVDRSSNGGDVASFVASDNVAGGEQAADVLAEAIGEEGEILVLQGIAGSSASRDRGKGFKDGIAKYPNIKVVAEQTANFDRTKGLDVATNLLQAHPDVKAIFAENDEMALGAIEALGARAGSDVVVVGFDGTSDGLAAVKDGKMYATIAQQPGELGAKAVEEASKLIKGESVTAEIPVEVVTVDKDNVGDFE
- a CDS encoding ABC transporter permease codes for the protein MNNGALVGLIVLCIALFIATPHFLTVNNLINVGVQAATVAILAFGMTFVIVTAGIDLSVGAVAALSAMVSAHMWANAGLPGWVTLILGLLTGFAAGAISGLATAYGKLPAFIATLAMMSIARGATLVISQGSPIATAPEVNWLGSSVGRFPIPIIMMLLAGVLCWFILSRTVLGRSMYAIGGNIEAARLSGIPVRRVLVAVYALSGVFAALAGLVMAGRLSSAQPQAGAGYELDAIAAVVIGGASLAGGTGKATGTLVGAILLAVIRNGLNLLNVSSFWQQIVIGIVIAAAVGFDVLRKKTTT
- a CDS encoding sugar ABC transporter ATP-binding protein — protein: MTTPILQFENVSKSFGPVRVIEDVSLTVEPGRVLALLGENGAGKSTLIKMMAGVHQPTSGRILVDGQEVTIADTKASEALGIATIHQELNLVPTLSVAENVMLGRTPQRGGLVNFRELRARAKEALDRIKLDVSLNTPVGELGIARQQLVEIAKALSMDARMLILDEPTAALTGHEIEQLFTVMRELKAEGVGMVFISHHLDEIEEIADTVAILRDGHFVAEVPADTPEPVLVRHMVGRDIEDQYPQVEKAIGEPLLEVNGLTSEGKFHDISFTVRAGEVVGLAGLVGAGRTEVVRAIAGADPVDSGTATINGSQLKSGSVADAISHGIGHVPEDRKAQGLVLGASVSDNIGLATLRSTSKAGLADISGQRRRASEVAETLRIKMAGIGQEIRNLSGGNQQKAVFGRWVLAGSNVLLLDEPTRGVDVGAKVEIYNIINSVTQNGGAVLMVSSELPEVIGMSDRILVMSGGRLAGELPRGASQDDIMALAVSNVDDAIVDTPGTVGAADAAEPGENDTTRREAQL